A genomic window from Pungitius pungitius chromosome 12, fPunPun2.1, whole genome shotgun sequence includes:
- the LOC134102910 gene encoding gastrula zinc finger protein XlCGF57.1-like, translated as MSEVHVLKYLVKQRLTEAAEEIFGLFERTIAEYEEEASRLKEDNERLKKHLHAVFNPEVRIQRADLQQLLLIKEEQQEDPEPPNVKEEQEDPEPPNVKEEQEDPEPPNVKEEQEDPEPRPTKEEQLQGLEKADMKVLYTPVKSENDVEEALSSHLYQRHTKQMETEGDGEDSRVPEPDRNSCLDCPSEPDSNENTEDSSEPKDSDDRKETFGCLKKMKRHMMTHTSAKPFSCSECGKCFTENGRLKTHMRCHTGEKPYSCSECGKCFTENGNLKIHMRCHTGEKPFSCSECGKCFTTSGQLKTHMIFHTGEKPFSCSQCGKCFALSGSLKAHMRSHTGEKPFSCSECGKCFTLSGSLKTHMRFHTGEKPFSCSECGKCFTVRGRLKTHMRFHTGEKPFSCSQCGKCFTLSGSLKIHMRCHTGEKPFSCSECGKCFTVSGSLKTHMRFHTGEKPFSCLKCGKCFPVSGRLKTHMRFHTGEKPFSCSQCGKCFTENGSLKIHMRSHTGEKPFSCSQCGKCFTENGSLKIHMRCHTGEKPFSCSECGKCFTVKGHLNRHMRCHTGEKPVLTLHVI; from the exons atgtcgGAAGTCCATGTGCTGAAATatttagtgaagcagcgactcacggaggctgctgaagagatatttgggctgtttgaaagaacaatagcagagtacgaggaggaagcttctagattaaaagaggacaacgagcgactgaagaaacatctgcacgctgtttttaaccctgaagtccgcatccaaagagcag acctccagcagcttcttctgattaaggaagagcagcaggaggatccagagccccccaacgtaaaagaggaacaggaggacccagagccccccaacgtaaaagaggaacaggaggacccagagccccccaatgttaaagaggaacaggaggacccagaACCCCGTCCCACtaaagaggagcagcttcaagggctggagaaGGCTGACATGAAGGTCTTATACACtcctgtgaaaagtgaaaatgatGTAGAGGAAGCTCTGTCCTCTCACCTTTATCAGAGACATActaaacagatggagacagaaggtgatggagaggacagtAGAGTACCAGAACCAGACAGGAACTCTTGTCTAGATTGTCCCTCAGAACCAGATAGCAatgaaaatactgaagactCTTCTGAGCCGAAGGACAGTGATGATCGGAAGGAAACATTTGGTTGCCTTAAAAagatgaagagacacatgatgacccacacatcagcgaaacctttcagctgctcagagtgtggtaaatgtttcactgaaaatggacgtcttaagacacacatgagatgtcacacaggggaaaagcctTACAGCTgttcagagtgtggtaaatgtttcactgaaaaTGGAAATCTtaagatacacatgagatgtcacacaggggaaaaacctttcagttgctcagagtgtggtaaatgtttcactacaaGCGGACAACTGAAGACACACATGATatttcacacaggggaaaaacctttcagctgctcacagtgtggtaaatgtttcgcttTAAGTGGAAGTCTTAAGGCACACATGAGAtctcacacaggggagaaacctttcagctgctcagagtgtggtaaatgtttcactttaagtggaagtcttaagacacacatgagatttcacacaggggagaaacctttcagctgctcagagtgtggtaaatgtttcactgtaagaggacgtcttaagacacacatgagatttcacacaggggagaaacctttcagctgctcacagtgtggtaaatgtttcactttaagtggaagtcttaagatacacatgagatgtcacacaggggagaaacctttcagctgctcagagtgtggtaaatgtttcactgtaagtggaagtcttaagacacacatgagatttcacacaggggagaaacctttcagctgcttgaagtgtggtaaatgtttccccGTAAGTGGacgtcttaagacacacatgagatttcacacaggggaaaaacctttcagctgctcacagtgtggtaaatgtttcactgaaaatggaagtcttaagatacacatgagatctcacacaggagaaaaacctttcagctgctcacagtgtggtaaatgtttcactgaaaaTGGAAGTCTTaaaatacacatgagatgtcacacaggggaaaaacctttcagttgctcagagtgtggtaaatgttttactgtaaaaGGACATCTGAatagacacatgagatgtcacacaggagaaaaaCCTGTGctcacattacatgttatttag